The following are encoded in a window of Flavobacteriales bacterium genomic DNA:
- a CDS encoding HD domain-containing protein has product MKILNDPIYGFISVPHPMVLRLIDHPWFQRLRYIKQLALGHLVYPGALHTRFHHALGAMHLMGEAIATLRGKGHGITDDEALGASIAILLHDVGHGPFSHALEHSLVEGISHEDVSALVMDALNARFDGALSTGIRIFRDQYPKHFLHQLVSSQLDVDRIDYLNRDSFYTGVSEGVIGGERIIKMLQVVDDRLVVEEKAIYSIEKFLVARRLMYWQVYLHKTVVACELMLVETLRRAKHLAMRGEAVFASPALSRFLTKHHDRASYHDPEVLADFLRLDDHDVMGAVKVWAAHPDKVLKQLAEDLTHRRTLHIRLQDQPWDPQRVKEMKGRVAQQLGIDPTAADHFVLTGSIINNAYDPAQDRIELLHKDGTLRDIADASDNLGIAALSKPVEKWYLAWPRWSQK; this is encoded by the coding sequence ATGAAGATCCTCAACGACCCCATCTACGGCTTCATCAGCGTGCCGCACCCGATGGTGCTGCGGCTGATCGACCATCCGTGGTTCCAGCGGCTGCGCTACATCAAGCAGCTGGCCCTTGGTCACCTGGTCTATCCCGGTGCGCTGCACACGCGCTTCCACCATGCGCTGGGCGCCATGCATCTGATGGGCGAGGCCATCGCCACTTTGCGTGGCAAGGGACATGGGATCACCGACGACGAGGCCCTCGGCGCATCCATCGCCATCCTGCTGCACGATGTGGGCCACGGACCCTTCAGCCATGCGTTGGAGCACAGCCTCGTGGAAGGCATCTCCCACGAGGACGTGAGCGCCCTGGTGATGGATGCGCTGAACGCCAGATTCGATGGCGCGCTCAGCACCGGTATCCGCATCTTCCGGGACCAGTATCCGAAACACTTCCTCCATCAACTCGTCAGCAGCCAGCTGGACGTGGACCGCATCGACTACCTGAACCGCGACAGCTTCTACACCGGCGTCAGTGAAGGTGTCATTGGTGGCGAGCGCATCATCAAGATGTTGCAGGTGGTCGATGATCGGCTGGTGGTGGAGGAGAAGGCCATTTACAGCATCGAGAAGTTCCTGGTGGCGCGGCGGCTGATGTACTGGCAGGTGTACCTGCACAAGACGGTGGTGGCCTGCGAACTGATGCTGGTGGAGACCCTGCGCCGCGCGAAGCACCTGGCCATGCGAGGTGAGGCCGTGTTCGCATCGCCCGCATTGTCGCGCTTCCTCACCAAGCACCATGACCGTGCGAGCTACCACGACCCGGAGGTGCTGGCGGACTTCCTCCGATTGGACGACCACGACGTGATGGGCGCTGTGAAGGTCTGGGCCGCCCATCCGGACAAAGTGCTGAAGCAATTGGCCGAGGACCTCACGCACCGACGCACGCTGCACATCCGCTTGCAGGACCAGCCCTGGGACCCACAGCGCGTCAAGGAGATGAAGGGCCGCGTGGCACAGCAGCTCGGTATCGACCCAACGGCGGCGGACCACTTCGTCCTCACCGGCAGCATCATCAATAACGCTTACGATCCCGCCCAGGACCGCATCGAACTGCTGCACAAGGATGGCACGCTTCGCGACATCGCCGACGCCAGCGACAACCTGGGGATCGCCGCGCTGAGCAAGCCGGTGGAGAAGTGGTACCTGGCGTGGCCGAGGTGGTCGCAGAAGTAA
- a CDS encoding SDR family oxidoreductase — translation MPSPIVLVTGATAGFGEAIARRFAAEGWRVVITGRRKERLEALRKELEGLHGKLEGPPIVHPLHFDVRDNDEVQRAIASLPDDWKDIDVLVNNAGLAAGMASIQEGDLEDWNTMLDTNVKGLLHVSRAVIPGMIERGRGHIINIGSVAGKEVYPRGNVYCASKHAVDALTKAMRQDLLPHGIKVTQIAPGLAETEFSLVRFKGDEHKAKQVYLGMEPLRGADIADLVWFAATRPPHVCINDLVVTPTAQASSTQVHRKG, via the coding sequence ATGCCGTCCCCCATCGTACTCGTGACCGGTGCCACCGCCGGTTTCGGCGAGGCCATCGCGCGCCGCTTCGCCGCCGAGGGTTGGCGTGTCGTCATCACCGGCCGCCGCAAGGAAAGATTGGAAGCCCTGCGCAAGGAGCTCGAAGGTCTGCACGGCAAGCTCGAAGGTCCACCCATCGTGCATCCCCTGCACTTCGATGTGCGCGACAACGACGAGGTGCAGCGTGCCATCGCCTCACTGCCCGACGACTGGAAGGATATCGACGTGCTGGTGAACAACGCCGGGCTCGCTGCCGGCATGGCATCCATCCAGGAGGGCGATCTGGAGGACTGGAACACCATGCTGGACACCAATGTGAAGGGCCTGCTGCACGTGAGCCGTGCGGTGATCCCCGGCATGATCGAGCGTGGGCGCGGTCACATCATCAACATCGGAAGCGTGGCTGGCAAGGAGGTGTACCCGCGCGGCAACGTGTACTGCGCCAGCAAGCATGCGGTGGACGCCCTGACCAAGGCCATGCGGCAGGACCTGCTCCCCCACGGCATCAAGGTGACCCAGATCGCGCCCGGCCTGGCCGAGACCGAATTCAGCCTGGTGCGCTTCAAGGGCGATGAACACAAGGCGAAGCAGGTCTACCTCGGCATGGAGCCCCTGCGCGGCGCCGACATCGCCGATCTGGTGTGGTTCGCCGCCACACGCCCGCCACATGTGTGCATCAACGATCTGGTGGTGACGCCTACCGCACAAGCCAGCAGCACACAAGTGCACCGGAAGGGCTGA
- a CDS encoding DUF2911 domain-containing protein: MSKLVRILLILLGALLILGFIGLRFMKKQTKRHSPMEKVTLVHHDIELEVNYCRPFKKGRPIFGGLVPYDQVWRTGANEATTFRTNADIQFGDTPLKAGTYTLWTIPGPEQWKVILNGKRYAWGVKWGGEASREPEHDVAKVTVPVEAQNPPLEQFTISLQDEPFALVLAWDRTRVTVPLDH; encoded by the coding sequence ATGTCCAAATTGGTCCGCATCCTACTCATTCTCCTCGGTGCCCTGCTCATCCTTGGCTTCATTGGCCTGCGCTTCATGAAGAAGCAGACCAAGCGCCACAGTCCGATGGAGAAAGTGACGCTGGTGCACCACGATATCGAGCTGGAGGTGAACTACTGCAGGCCCTTCAAGAAAGGACGCCCCATCTTCGGTGGGTTGGTGCCATACGACCAGGTGTGGCGCACCGGAGCGAACGAAGCCACCACCTTCCGCACCAATGCGGACATCCAGTTCGGTGACACGCCCCTGAAAGCCGGCACCTATACGCTGTGGACCATTCCGGGGCCGGAGCAATGGAAGGTGATCCTCAACGGCAAGCGCTACGCCTGGGGCGTGAAGTGGGGCGGTGAGGCGAGCCGCGAACCCGAGCACGATGTGGCGAAGGTGACGGTGCCCGTGGAAGCACAGAACCCGCCCTTGGAACAGTTCACCATCAGCTTGCAGGACGAACCCTTCGCTTTGGTGCTGGCCTGGGACCGCACGCGTGTGACCGTTCCGCTGGACCATTGA
- the lpxD gene encoding UDP-3-O-(3-hydroxymyristoyl)glucosamine N-acyltransferase, with protein MQFTAAQIAELLGGEVDGDPQVLVNDLAKIEEARSGTLTFLANPKYTEHLYTTGASIAIVAAAFEPQRTLPKRLTLIRVGDPRAAFTELLDRYTQLQYDRKGIEQPSYVSPKARLGRDTYVGTFSHIGDDVVLEDAVKIFPGCVIGDGVRIGRGTLLHAGVKVYPKCVIGAGCVIHSGVIIGADGFGFSTDAEGRYVKMAQVGNVVIEDQVEIGANTTIDRATMGSTIIRTGVKLDNLIQVGHNAEIGAHTVIAAQTGIAGSSKVGAHCMIGGQVGIAGHLTIGDRVRIAAQSGIASDIPEGTTVQGSPAFPIVEFKRSHILFRRLPEMGKRLGDLERGRSGGEPPAADR; from the coding sequence ATGCAATTCACCGCAGCACAGATCGCCGAGCTCCTCGGTGGAGAGGTCGATGGCGACCCGCAGGTCCTGGTGAATGATCTGGCCAAGATCGAGGAGGCCCGCAGCGGCACCCTTACCTTCCTGGCCAACCCCAAGTATACCGAGCACCTCTACACCACCGGCGCCAGCATCGCCATCGTGGCGGCGGCCTTCGAGCCCCAGCGCACCCTGCCCAAGCGTCTCACGCTCATCCGCGTGGGCGACCCGCGAGCCGCCTTCACCGAGTTGCTGGATCGCTACACGCAGTTGCAGTACGACCGCAAGGGCATCGAACAACCCAGCTATGTGAGCCCCAAGGCCAGGCTGGGCCGCGACACCTACGTGGGCACCTTCAGCCATATCGGCGATGACGTCGTGCTGGAGGATGCCGTGAAGATCTTCCCAGGCTGCGTGATCGGCGATGGCGTGCGAATCGGCCGCGGCACGCTTTTGCACGCCGGTGTGAAGGTCTACCCCAAATGCGTCATCGGCGCCGGATGCGTCATCCACAGCGGTGTCATCATCGGAGCGGACGGATTCGGTTTCAGCACTGATGCCGAAGGCCGTTACGTGAAGATGGCCCAGGTGGGCAATGTGGTGATCGAGGACCAGGTGGAGATCGGCGCCAACACCACCATCGACCGCGCCACCATGGGCAGCACCATCATCCGCACCGGTGTGAAGCTGGACAACCTGATCCAGGTGGGCCACAACGCGGAGATCGGGGCGCACACGGTGATCGCCGCGCAGACCGGCATCGCGGGCAGCAGCAAGGTGGGCGCCCATTGCATGATCGGCGGGCAGGTGGGCATCGCGGGGCATCTCACCATCGGCGACCGCGTGCGCATCGCCGCCCAGAGCGGTATCGCCAGCGACATCCCCGAAGGCACCACCGTGCAGGGTTCTCCGGCCTTCCCCATCGTGGAATTCAAGCGCAGCCATATCCTCTTCCGCCGCCTGCCCGAAATGGGCAAACGCCTGGGCGATCTGGAGCGCGGTCGATCCGGTGGGGAGCCTCCGGCGGCGGACCGGTAG
- a CDS encoding bifunctional UDP-3-O-[3-hydroxymyristoyl] N-acetylglucosamine deacetylase/3-hydroxyacyl-ACP dehydratase: MSDRQHTLRSEATLHGVGLHTGEPVELTLCPAPVGHGYKFQRTDLPGQPVIEADADLVVSTARGTTLGKGEAVVNTTEHVLSALYALGVDNCLLKLTGPEVPIMNGSALPFVEAIEAVGLEEQDAERNWWVLKEPIWFETEERGTEMLGVPAPGGEFRLTVMVDYNSPVLGTQHASMYRAEEFKTEIAPCRTFVFLRELEQLAKAGLIKGGDLDNAIVLEDREGTTQEDLKALAKALNKPYQEVEIRRNGVLNTTDLKFFNEPARHKLMDIIGDLALVGRPIKGHILAARPGHFGNTSFAKRIKAKMREEEKNPVAHLDLTAEPLYDNAAIHRLLPHRYPFLLVDKVMSMDKTSIIGVKNVTLNEPHFTGHFPGNPVMPGVLQVEAMAQVGGIFALSQVPDPENYTTYFLKTDGIRYRRKVVPGDTLVFHLTLITPIRRGLVHMQGHGYVNGQLAVEAEMMAQIVRDKVPAEKKAKAGA, encoded by the coding sequence ATGAGCGACCGGCAGCATACCCTGAGAAGCGAAGCCACGCTGCATGGTGTGGGACTCCATACCGGCGAACCTGTGGAGTTGACCCTTTGCCCGGCACCTGTGGGCCACGGCTACAAATTCCAGCGCACCGACCTGCCCGGCCAACCCGTGATCGAGGCCGATGCGGACCTGGTGGTGAGCACCGCGCGCGGCACCACCCTGGGCAAGGGCGAGGCCGTGGTGAACACCACCGAACACGTGCTCAGCGCGCTCTATGCCCTGGGCGTGGACAACTGCCTGCTGAAACTCACCGGTCCTGAAGTGCCCATCATGAACGGCAGTGCGCTGCCCTTCGTGGAGGCCATCGAAGCCGTGGGGCTGGAAGAACAGGACGCCGAACGGAACTGGTGGGTGCTGAAGGAACCCATCTGGTTCGAGACCGAGGAACGCGGCACCGAGATGCTCGGCGTTCCCGCGCCGGGCGGCGAATTCCGGCTGACCGTGATGGTGGACTACAACAGCCCCGTGCTCGGCACCCAGCACGCCAGCATGTACCGGGCGGAGGAGTTCAAGACGGAGATCGCCCCCTGCCGCACGTTCGTCTTCCTGCGCGAACTGGAACAACTCGCCAAGGCGGGGCTGATCAAAGGTGGCGACCTGGACAACGCCATTGTGCTGGAGGACCGGGAGGGCACCACCCAGGAGGACCTGAAGGCGCTCGCCAAAGCCCTGAACAAACCCTACCAGGAAGTGGAGATCCGCCGCAATGGCGTGCTCAACACCACCGATCTGAAATTCTTCAACGAACCCGCGCGCCACAAGCTCATGGACATCATCGGCGACCTGGCGCTGGTGGGCCGTCCCATCAAGGGCCACATCCTCGCCGCACGGCCCGGCCATTTCGGCAACACCAGCTTCGCCAAGCGCATCAAGGCCAAGATGCGTGAAGAAGAGAAGAACCCCGTGGCCCACCTGGACCTCACGGCTGAACCCTTGTATGACAACGCCGCGATCCACCGCCTCCTTCCCCACCGCTACCCCTTCCTGCTGGTGGACAAGGTGATGTCGATGGACAAGACCAGCATCATCGGCGTGAAGAACGTGACGCTGAACGAGCCGCACTTCACCGGCCATTTTCCCGGCAACCCCGTGATGCCCGGCGTGCTGCAGGTGGAGGCCATGGCGCAGGTGGGCGGCATCTTCGCCCTCAGCCAGGTGCCTGACCCCGAGAACTACACCACCTACTTCCTCAAGACCGACGGCATCCGCTACCGGCGCAAGGTGGTACCCGGCGACACGCTCGTATTCCACCTCACCCTGATCACGCCCATCCGGCGCGGCTTGGTGCACATGCAGGGCCACGGCTACGTGAACGGACAGCTCGCCGTGGAGGCCGAAATGATGGCCCAGATCGTGCGTGACAAGGTGCCTGCGGAAAAGAAGGCCAAGGCCGGCGCCTGA
- the lpxA gene encoding acyl-ACP--UDP-N-acetylglucosamine O-acyltransferase, with protein sequence MSISPHAFVHPDAKLGKDVVVEPFATLQADVTVGDGTWIGPSAVLMNGTRVGSKCRIFPGAVIGAIPQDLKFAGEYTTAEVGDGTTIRECVTINRGTADRLKTAVGANCLLMAYVHLAHDCIVGDHVVIANSVNLAGHVTIDDWAILEGNVAVQQFIHIGAHSFIAGASLVRKNVPPFVKAAREPLSYVGVNVVGLRRRGFKDDAIARIEDIYREIFVRNSNVERAVQNVEQTMARSPERGLILDFIRNSPRGIMRGLTE encoded by the coding sequence ATGAGCATCTCACCACACGCCTTCGTGCACCCCGACGCCAAGCTCGGGAAGGATGTCGTCGTGGAGCCTTTCGCCACCCTGCAGGCCGATGTGACGGTGGGCGATGGCACCTGGATCGGGCCCAGCGCGGTGCTGATGAACGGCACCCGCGTGGGCAGCAAGTGCCGCATCTTCCCCGGTGCGGTCATCGGCGCCATCCCGCAGGACCTGAAGTTCGCCGGCGAATACACCACGGCCGAAGTGGGCGATGGCACCACCATACGCGAGTGCGTCACCATCAATCGCGGCACCGCCGACCGCCTGAAGACCGCCGTAGGAGCCAATTGCCTGCTGATGGCCTACGTGCATCTGGCGCACGATTGCATCGTGGGCGACCATGTGGTGATCGCCAACAGCGTGAACCTCGCCGGCCACGTCACCATCGACGACTGGGCCATCCTGGAAGGCAACGTGGCGGTGCAGCAATTCATCCACATCGGTGCGCACAGCTTCATCGCCGGGGCCAGCCTGGTGCGCAAGAACGTGCCGCCCTTCGTGAAAGCCGCCCGCGAGCCGCTGAGCTATGTGGGCGTGAACGTGGTGGGCCTGCGTCGCCGCGGATTCAAGGACGACGCCATCGCGCGCATCGAGGACATCTACCGCGAGATCTTCGTGCGCAACAGCAACGTGGAGCGCGCCGTGCAGAACGTGGAGCAGACCATGGCCCGCAGCCCCGAACGCGGCCTCATCCTCGATTTCATCCGCAACAGCCCGCGTGGCATCATGCGGGGGCTCACGGAATGA
- a CDS encoding ABC transporter ATP-binding protein — MEIILRDIAKQFGREVVVQGVSLKLASGSRTAILGPNGSGKSTLLQLVGGALAPTSGSIEHRTGQGAIPQEAVYRHMSVAAPYLGLYEELSLRQTIAFHARFKPLRNGLRPEEVAGIARLEHALEKPVRHFSSGMKQRVKLALAILSDTPLLLLDEPASNLDATAIAWYVDLLGGHLDGRTLLVASNAQQDEFALCHDRLEVERFKALPG, encoded by the coding sequence ATGGAGATCATCCTGCGTGATATCGCGAAGCAATTCGGCCGCGAGGTGGTCGTCCAAGGCGTGTCGTTGAAGCTGGCCTCCGGCTCACGCACGGCGATCCTGGGTCCGAACGGAAGCGGCAAGAGCACCCTGCTCCAATTGGTGGGCGGGGCATTGGCCCCCACCTCGGGGTCGATCGAACACCGCACTGGCCAAGGCGCCATTCCGCAGGAAGCGGTGTACCGCCACATGAGCGTCGCGGCGCCCTACCTCGGACTCTATGAAGAGCTGTCCCTGCGGCAGACGATCGCCTTCCATGCGCGCTTCAAACCCCTGCGCAACGGGTTGCGGCCCGAGGAGGTGGCCGGCATCGCCAGACTGGAACACGCCCTGGAAAAGCCTGTGCGGCACTTCAGCAGCGGCATGAAGCAACGTGTGAAGCTCGCCCTGGCCATTCTCAGCGACACCCCTTTGCTGCTGCTGGACGAACCCGCCAGCAATCTGGACGCCACCGCCATCGCCTGGTACGTTGACCTGCTCGGCGGACACCTCGATGGACGCACCCTGCTGGTGGCCAGCAATGCCCAACAGGACGAATTCGCCCTGTGCCACGACCGCCTGGAAGTGGAGCGCTTCAAGGCCCTGCCGGGATAG
- the efp gene encoding elongation factor P, which yields MATTADVNVGSYIRYNGDICQIMEWQHRTPGNLRAFYQGKMRNLRNGKLAENRFRSGESLELLRVEVHELQYLYRDGDNLVCMDRETFDQKYIPVGLFGNALGFMKEEMIVQVGFESEVPIFARPPKVVELEVTYTETAVKGDTSSKVMKAATLDTGVEISVPSFVEIGTVVRVDTETGEYLDRVKK from the coding sequence ATGGCCACCACCGCCGACGTCAACGTAGGTTCCTACATCCGCTACAATGGGGACATCTGCCAGATCATGGAATGGCAGCACCGCACCCCGGGCAACCTGCGCGCCTTCTACCAGGGCAAGATGCGCAACCTGCGCAACGGCAAACTCGCCGAGAACCGTTTCCGCAGCGGGGAATCCCTGGAACTGCTGCGGGTGGAGGTGCACGAACTGCAATACCTCTACCGCGACGGCGACAACCTGGTGTGCATGGACCGGGAGACCTTCGACCAGAAGTACATTCCCGTGGGACTCTTCGGCAATGCCCTCGGATTCATGAAGGAGGAGATGATCGTGCAGGTCGGCTTCGAGAGCGAGGTGCCCATCTTCGCCCGCCCGCCCAAGGTGGTGGAGCTGGAAGTGACCTACACGGAGACCGCCGTGAAGGGCGATACCAGCAGCAAGGTGATGAAGGCCGCCACCCTGGACACGGGCGTGGAGATCAGCGTGCCCAGCTTCGTGGAGATCGGCACCGTGGTGCGCGTGGACACCGAGACCGGCGAGTACCTGGACCGGGTGAAGAAGTAG
- a CDS encoding UDP-3-O-(3-hydroxymyristoyl)glucosamine N-acyltransferase, translated as MPLPRNACGPWTDRGYTFIHVHSWFAAPRRVGPERSHNTRASTFGPHRPAVLLDPPHSASDIARWLGAQVLGRADLPVTGINEINRVEAGDLVFVDHPKYYDKALRSAATTILIDKAVEVPEGKALIVSDDPCRDYNRLVERFMPRRYWDQADAAIGEGSRVHPSAMLGPDVVIGRGCIIHPGVVIYERTTIGDRVIVHANTVIGADPFYYKKRSAGYEKMPPGGSVTIGDDVEIGALCTIDRGVSADTRIGRGTKIDNHVQVGHDTIIGEHCLIAAHVGISGAVVIEDGVTLWGQVGVPSKLRIGAGATVLGQSGLINSLEGGRTYFGSPAGEWKAKMREIALLGRLPELFKKPKD; from the coding sequence ATGCCTCTTCCCAGGAATGCCTGTGGGCCTTGGACGGACCGGGGATACACGTTCATTCATGTCCATTCATGGTTCGCTGCGCCAAGGCGCGTCGGCCCTGAGCGGTCGCACAATACGAGGGCCTCTACCTTTGGCCCACATCGCCCGGCCGTGCTACTCGATCCCCCCCACTCCGCATCCGACATCGCGCGTTGGCTCGGCGCCCAAGTGCTGGGCCGCGCCGATCTGCCCGTCACCGGCATCAACGAGATCAACCGTGTGGAGGCCGGCGACCTGGTCTTCGTGGACCATCCGAAGTACTACGACAAAGCCCTGCGCAGCGCCGCCACCACCATCCTCATCGACAAGGCCGTGGAGGTGCCCGAAGGCAAGGCGCTCATCGTCAGCGACGATCCCTGCCGCGACTACAACCGGCTGGTGGAGCGCTTCATGCCGCGCCGGTATTGGGATCAGGCGGATGCGGCCATCGGCGAAGGCAGCCGGGTGCATCCCAGTGCGATGCTCGGGCCGGACGTGGTCATCGGCCGCGGATGCATCATCCATCCCGGGGTGGTCATCTACGAGCGCACCACGATCGGCGACCGCGTGATCGTGCATGCCAACACGGTGATCGGCGCGGATCCCTTCTACTACAAGAAGCGCTCCGCCGGCTATGAAAAGATGCCGCCCGGAGGCAGTGTCACCATCGGCGACGACGTGGAGATCGGCGCGCTATGCACCATCGACCGCGGGGTGAGCGCCGACACGCGCATCGGCCGTGGCACCAAGATCGACAACCACGTGCAGGTGGGCCACGACACCATCATCGGAGAACATTGCCTGATCGCCGCGCATGTGGGCATCAGCGGCGCCGTGGTGATCGAGGATGGCGTGACGCTCTGGGGCCAGGTGGGCGTGCCCAGCAAACTGCGCATCGGCGCGGGCGCCACGGTGCTGGGCCAGAGCGGCCTGATCAATTCACTGGAGGGCGGCAGGACCTACTTCGGCAGTCCCGCCGGGGAATGGAAGGCCAAAATGCGCGAGATCGCGCTTCTGGGCCGCCTGCCGGAGCTGTTCAAGAAGCCCAAGGACTGA